A segment of the Salmo trutta chromosome 3, fSalTru1.1, whole genome shotgun sequence genome:
GTTTAAATCATAAGGGATGATGTCAAAAAgttattgaattcaaatggatttacccctATAGGAGATAAACTTCATATCTTGTCTCACACTTTCATGTTCTTGAAATGACCTGAGAACCACCctgctctgtgttgtttttttcctTGATATAGCTCCTCAAATAATCCCCATTATCAAACTTGTTCCTGATCTTATATTTCCAGAAAGAGATCATTATcattgaacacacacactcaaaatcctattttccctaacccttaacctaacctaaACCCCTAACTATAAATGTAACCCTAATCTTAATCCTAGttgtaaacctaacccctaaacctaaaatagcctttttccctTGTGGGTGCCAACCATTTTTTCccccttgttttactatccttgtggaaAACAGAGGACTTCTGtttcccacaaggatagtaaaaccaaacaaaaaatggtgtgtgtgtgtgtgcgtgtgcgtgtgtgcgtgtgcatgcagcTGTGCCACTGTGTGTATCGTGGAAGAGGCCGTAGAGCAGACCCTGGCGAAACCTGATTCCTGTGGTGGGGGGGTGAGCTCGGGGCGATGCGGTGCCCCACCCTGCTGGCCCTGCTGGCAGGGGTCATGCTGTACCTGGTGATGGGGGCGCTGGTGTTCCGGACCCTGGAAAGCCCCAAGGAGAGCAAGGAGCACGAGAAGCTGCTCCATACCACACGTGACTTCCTCCAAAACCACTCCTGTGTCACCGCACAGAACCTCAGTGACCTcatcaaggtacacacacaccagagcacACACACATTTGAGCAGAGAGATAGACACACCCACACCAGAGCAagcagacataaacacacataatATACACCTTGGCAGGAATAACTTCAGAGAGTGAAAGCATACACTTGAACAGACAGACGAGTTAAAACACATCTGAGAAGAACCTCGTCTAAACAAAGTCCAGTGTAGAACCCCCACTGGGAAGGTGTAGCCCAGGGGTAGGCAACTACATTCAGCCATGAGATGATTTTTGTCAGtgtggatggtcggggggccggaacataattagaATCATTTGTAAATGAATCACAACTATGCACCAAAAGGGCTTTGAAATGAAaattacattgagacacgatcacgTCTTTTTATTCGTGGGATATACTTGGAAACGGAATTCCTAAATGAAACACATTTTTAGCTGAATTCCTGGTAATTTTCTAgatatttttaatttatttactaaAATCCTAAAAAGAACACAGACCCCAGATGTAgccctagcctgtctgctctgtctctgtactgtcaGAGTGTGGTGAAGGCAGTGGAGGCGGGCCTGGATGTAAAACACAGCTCCACCAACTTCACTAGCAGGTGGGACCTGGCCAGCGCCTTCTTCTTCTGTggtaccatcatcaccaccatcggTGAGCCTTTGGTCATTTGTTCCCTCCTGCAAACCGTTTGGTAATAACTTAGTCAGCCAGATGTGTATTTTGAATTTCACAGAAAATGAATTATCCAATCTCAGAAAATACAATGAACCTCAATAGACATGCGGGTGAGTTGAATCATTTTTAAATGATATAGATTAACATATAGGTGAATGTATATGGTCTCCCTCTGTCCTCAGGGTTTGGTAACCTGTCTCCCAGGACCAAATGGGGCCAGCTGTTCTGCGTGTGTTATGCCCTGGTAGGGATCCCTATGTTTGGTTTCCTGCTAGCTGGTGTCGGGGACCACATGGGGACGGGGCTGAGGAAGGCCGTGTGGAAGATGGAGACACTCTTCCTGGTGAGACTGTCTTGTCTCGGGGCTGCTTCATTTACAGGATGTCATCTCATTGTTCTCGCCTGTCTCGGGCTGCTTAAGTGATGTCACTGTGCTGTAAACAGAAGAGGCCGTCTTGGAGTCTCTAACATTTGAAACATGTTACACACAAGTAGAACAGAAGCCGGCTTAAACATTCAGTCAGTCATTAGATACTTCCCAATGTAACTTTGCAGTACAAAAAAACCCTAACAATTATTGTTTCTGTTTATCAAAGAAAAGGCACATTATTTGATCATCTTGAGGAAGATCTTACCCTCTCCATCCtttttccctcatctctccttcttTTAATTCATCAGTCTTTCCCTTCTTATtttgtgtccccctctctctctgcccctctctcagAAGCGGCGGGTCAGTCCCACTTATGTGCGGGTCATGTCTGCCGTTCTGTCCATCCTGATTGGCTGTCTGATCTTCCTCGCCGTGCCAACGCTGGTGTTTAAGGAAGTGGAGGACTGGTCCTTTCTGGAGGCGCTCTACTTTGTGGTCATCACCCTGACCACAGTCGGCTTCGGAGACTACGTAGCAGGTATGAAGTGAACACTTGGTGCCTGAAAGACACTGTACACACTTTGGACAGTACAGACTCTGGAGAGTACACACTCTACACATTTCTATCAGGATACACACTATGAAAGATACACTTGATATTTCATAGGGATATGGACCTGTCTAAGCccttttgtttgtgtgtatgtgcatgtatgtGCGCCTTCGAGTCCATGTGATTCCAATACGTCAATGTCCTTGTGCGTAGGTGCTAACCGGCGGGACGGAGATCTGTTTAAGCCCCTGGTGTGGCTCTGGATAGTGTTTGGCCTGGCTTACTTTGCTTCCATACTCACCATGATTGGGAACTGGCTGCGGGTGCTGTCCAAGAAAACACGTGCTGAGGTGAGTGGGACACAAACCAAATGATTGGAAGGGCTGGTGAAAGGGAAACAGTCGATATGACAAGATCTGGACAAAGATTTACCGAAAGGGAATTTGGATTTGTACTGTCAATATTTACTtatcctctgtctttctctgggtctctgggacacctctctctttctctgactctttccctctccctcccctttctctctctcagatggAGGAGTTGAGGGCCCATGCTACTGACTGGACCCAGAACATCCAGAACATGTCCATGGACTTCCGGATACCCAACCCTCTGGAACTCAATGACCCCTTCCTGCTGCAGCGGCGCCGCTGGAAACGCAGCACCCGGCGACGGTTCCGCAGGGGGGCGCTGGGGCACCGCGGCAGGCAGGGCGCCATAGGGGAGAACGGACATCTGCCCAATAGGTGGGTCACACGCTCCATGACCCGTCTGGAGGTTGTGAGGTTAGGGGGGGGTGAGGTTAGGACTGAGGGGGtgaggttagggctaggggtagGTTTGAGGGCAGATTGCAGGGTGAATGCGAGGTCAGACGGCCGGCCGGTTGCGAGGTCGCTGTCGATGCCTGCGACGCGCTCCGTGATGGAGTTAGACTATGACCCTGATCCTGTTGCGATAATGATGATGCCATGGGAGTCGGGCTCTGAGTCCGAGTCTCCAGAGTCTGACTCCAGATCAGTTGTCTCCTCCTCTGACTCTCACACCTCTGACATGTGTATGCCAGGGCGGAGGATGCCTTTTGCTAGTTTTGACCCAAGTGGGTCTCTCTGTACTGAACAGAGGGGACGCCATGGAGGATCCAGGCTGGTATATTTCAGGGAGGACGTTCGGTTCCCTGTGCCTCTCCAGCAACTCCCCAAGTCGCCCAACTCCACTATGCCGCTCCCCATGCCGCTCCCCATGCCCCCTTTGCCCACCCCGCCAGGCTGCAAGATGCTAGATTTCTTCGGGGAGAACTTGGCCTACATCGACGAATCATCGGACACGCTAAGTGACCGGAACCAGACGGTTGAGGGGGGTGTCAGTCCTCGTCCCCGGATACACCGCAGGAGGAGCATGAGGAGGCagctgaaggagaggagggacagcGACATGCAGCCCCCCTCTAACCCCCCaactcctccccctctttcccatCTCAGAGACTGATGAACAAACTGACAGACACGGGTCATGAAGGGGGATACTAAGGCTGGTCTTTATTACCAGTGTCCAAAGGAGAAGCAGACCTTAAAGCTCAGATGGACTTATGTACTGGGGATAAATGTGGCCCAGGCCAACAATTTATTAGATCTCACTGACTGAGGACCACAGTCACCATTgagaaatatttgtatgaaaacCAATGAATGTATTCAGCAGCACAGACATAGTTTATATATTCTGTCTCAGCTCAGTGAGGTCAGACTCACTGGGTTGAGGTGTAGTACAGCAGCTCCTCTGCATCGGTGTAGAGGCTGCTGCGCTGTCTTCTACTGGAGCTCAGCCCAAACCTCAGCCACCGTTTTTAAATGACACCAAAGTGGAAGgactttttttaaataaccatTTAGATCTGGTGTCAGAGATCCATATCCCTGTATATCCAGTGTCCTTCAGCATGTGGGATATTCAGTACTCTGCTTGTATAGCTTGTTTGTTTTGACGCTGTTCTGTTGCCCTGAATGTGTATCTGCCAAACtggtatttaaaataaaatggtgcttTTCTAAATAAAGGAAAGTCCTATACAAACCTACAATACTGTATGTTTGATAGACTGATGAGACAACAACATAATATACTGTGTAGAGAGGCCTTGGggagtggtgagagaggtgtGGGTGGAGCTGGAAGGGATGTCAGATTGTATGtgcacatactacacacacacacatactacacacacacacacatactacacacacacacacatactacacacacacacatactacacacacacatactacacacacagacagacagacagacagacagacagacagacagacagacagacagacagacagacagggccacTCAGACACCCAGAGGAGTGTTACTGTGGGATAAGTGCAGGTTGAATATAGTAAGAGGTGGTTAGGTGGAAAGGACTAACAGATGCTGGGCTGGTTTACAGccggggatggaggggtgggaccTCACCACACCTCCGTCCTGCAGCCTGCCAGCCACTCAGGGGTCTACCCCCCTCACGTCCTCTCACCCCTCCTTCCCCCTTACAGAGAGGCCACACGTCCCCCCCCTTACAGAGAGGCCACACGTCCCCCCCACCTTACAGAGAGGCCACACGTCCCCCCCACCTTACAGAGAGGCCACACGTCCCCCCCACCTTACAGAGAGGCCACACGTCCCCCCCCCCTTACAGAGAGGCCACACGTCCCCCCCACCTTACAGAGAGGC
Coding sequences within it:
- the kcnk4a gene encoding potassium channel subfamily K member 4, with the translated sequence MRCPTLLALLAGVMLYLVMGALVFRTLESPKESKEHEKLLHTTRDFLQNHSCVTAQNLSDLIKSVVKAVEAGLDVKHSSTNFTSRWDLASAFFFCGTIITTIGFGNLSPRTKWGQLFCVCYALVGIPMFGFLLAGVGDHMGTGLRKAVWKMETLFLKRRVSPTYVRVMSAVLSILIGCLIFLAVPTLVFKEVEDWSFLEALYFVVITLTTVGFGDYVAGANRRDGDLFKPLVWLWIVFGLAYFASILTMIGNWLRVLSKKTRAEMEELRAHATDWTQNIQNMSMDFRIPNPLELNDPFLLQRRRWKRSTRRRFRRGALGHRGRQGAIGENGHLPNRWVTRSMTRLEVVRLGGGEVRTEGVRLGLGVGLRADCRVNARSDGRPVARSLSMPATRSVMELDYDPDPVAIMMMPWESGSESESPESDSRSVVSSSDSHTSDMCMPGRRMPFASFDPSGSLCTEQRGRHGGSRLVYFREDVRFPVPLQQLPKSPNSTMPLPMPLPMPPLPTPPGCKMLDFFGENLAYIDESSDTLSDRNQTVEGGVSPRPRIHRRRSMRRQLKERRDSDMQPPSNPPTPPPLSHLRD